Proteins encoded in a region of the Rhodococcus sp. SBT000017 genome:
- the mfd gene encoding transcription-repair coupling factor: protein MVAVADAIGTAEHTLIGPHSVRPFVAAAIAQHTQLLIVTATGREADDLTDELRQILGGGVVMFPSWETLPHERLSPSADTVGKRLDVLRRLARPGDTDYGDPLRVIVTTVRSLVQPMAPGLGEIEPVTLKVGLDIDFDGLIHRLVEFGYLRVDMVGKRGEFAVRGGILDLFSPTADHPVRVEFWGDEITELRAFAVSDQRSLPDHEVDLVIAPPCRELLLTQEVRDRAAVLAADNAGDTALVEMLDKLSAGVPVEGMEALLPLLQPGELQLLADTLPAGTHVLLCDPERIRTRATDLVRTGQEFLEASWTAASIGGAAPLDTSTLDTSSLEGASLDLGASAYRSLRQVRESAQVHGRPWWTISPLASGNGEEVELAVDSVPEVRGSEEALTALFATLRAHIATGGRAVISVAGAGTATRIIERLAEAEVPAAHLDSGAVPVADIVNVLCGSLHDGLVFPDAKLVVVTESDLTGNRVAAAGEGRKLPAKRRNQVDPLALVAGDSVVHDQHGIGRFVEMVERTIGGARREYLVVEYAPSKRGHPGDRLFVPMDSLDQLSRYVGGELPSLSKLGGSDWANTKRKARKAVREIAGELVQLYAARQAAPGHAFGPDTPWQLEMEDAFGFTETVDQMTAITDVKADMEKAVPMDRVILGDVGYGKTEIAVRAAFKAVQDGKQVAVLVPTTLLAQQHLQTFTARMASFPVTVKGLSRFTHGSESKEVMAGLADGTVDIVVGTHRLLQTGVAWKDLGLVIVDEEQRFGVEHKEHIKSLRTHVDVLTMSATPIPRTLEMSLAGIREMSTILTPPEERHPVLTYVGAYNDKQVAAAIRRELLRDGQVFFVHNRVSSIDKAAKKIRDLVPEARVATAHGQMNEETLERTVQGFWQRETDVLVCTTIIETGLDISNANTLIVERSDSLGLSQLHQLRGRVGRSRERGYAYFLYPPEKPLTETAYDRLATISQNSDLGAGMAVAMKDLEIRGAGNVLGAEQSGHVAGVGFDLYVRLVGEAVEAYRAAADGKPITTDEAPKEVRIDLPVDANIPPDYVTSDRLRLEGYRKLAAAADSEGIDAVIEELVDRYGPLPEEVGRLVSIAKLRLIAKEYGLTDVNVAGTQVKLAPMDLPDSKQIRLKRLYPSAAYRATTGVVQLPLPRVEGGGVGAARVRDVELVQFIADLILSLDGKPSRSVLLEQTVGV, encoded by the coding sequence ATGGTGGCCGTCGCCGATGCGATCGGAACCGCCGAGCACACGCTCATCGGACCGCACTCGGTTCGCCCGTTCGTTGCCGCCGCGATCGCTCAGCACACGCAGCTGTTGATCGTCACCGCCACCGGACGTGAAGCGGACGATCTCACCGACGAACTGCGCCAGATCCTCGGCGGCGGCGTTGTCATGTTCCCGTCGTGGGAGACGCTTCCGCACGAGCGACTCTCACCGAGCGCCGACACCGTGGGCAAGCGGCTGGACGTACTCCGCCGGCTCGCTCGCCCCGGCGACACCGATTACGGCGATCCTCTGCGCGTCATCGTCACCACCGTCCGCTCGTTGGTGCAGCCGATGGCACCCGGTCTGGGCGAGATCGAACCCGTGACCCTGAAGGTCGGCCTGGACATCGACTTCGACGGCTTGATCCATCGACTCGTCGAGTTCGGCTACCTGCGCGTGGACATGGTCGGCAAGCGCGGTGAGTTCGCCGTCCGCGGCGGCATCCTCGACCTCTTCTCGCCGACGGCAGATCACCCGGTGCGTGTGGAATTCTGGGGCGACGAGATCACCGAGCTTCGCGCGTTCGCGGTCTCCGATCAGCGTTCGCTGCCCGATCACGAGGTCGATCTCGTCATCGCTCCGCCGTGCCGCGAGTTGCTTCTCACCCAGGAAGTTCGCGACCGCGCCGCGGTACTCGCAGCCGACAACGCCGGCGACACCGCGTTGGTCGAGATGCTCGACAAGCTGTCCGCCGGCGTCCCGGTCGAGGGCATGGAGGCGTTGCTGCCGCTGCTGCAGCCGGGTGAATTGCAGTTGCTCGCCGATACTCTCCCCGCAGGTACACACGTATTGCTCTGCGACCCCGAGCGAATCCGCACGCGCGCAACCGATCTGGTACGCACGGGCCAGGAGTTCCTCGAAGCATCCTGGACGGCAGCATCGATCGGTGGAGCTGCGCCGCTCGATACCTCCACCCTGGACACCTCCAGCCTCGAAGGTGCGTCACTGGATCTCGGTGCCTCGGCCTACCGTTCGCTGCGACAGGTTCGGGAGTCGGCTCAGGTGCACGGTCGGCCGTGGTGGACCATCAGCCCGTTGGCATCCGGAAACGGCGAAGAAGTCGAACTCGCCGTCGATTCGGTCCCGGAGGTCCGTGGGTCCGAGGAAGCACTGACGGCCCTGTTCGCCACGCTGCGAGCCCATATCGCCACCGGTGGTCGTGCGGTCATCTCGGTCGCGGGCGCCGGTACCGCCACCCGCATCATCGAACGCCTCGCCGAGGCCGAAGTGCCTGCGGCACATCTCGATTCCGGTGCGGTCCCGGTCGCCGACATCGTGAACGTCCTGTGTGGATCGTTGCACGACGGCCTGGTGTTCCCCGACGCCAAGCTCGTCGTCGTCACCGAAAGCGATCTCACCGGTAACCGCGTCGCCGCGGCGGGGGAGGGCCGCAAGCTTCCGGCCAAGCGTCGCAATCAGGTCGATCCGCTCGCGCTCGTCGCCGGCGACAGCGTCGTGCACGATCAGCACGGCATCGGTCGATTCGTCGAGATGGTCGAACGCACCATCGGTGGTGCTCGACGCGAATACCTCGTCGTCGAGTACGCACCCAGCAAGCGCGGCCATCCTGGAGACCGACTCTTCGTCCCGATGGACTCGCTCGATCAGCTCTCGCGTTACGTCGGCGGCGAGCTGCCGTCTCTGAGCAAGCTCGGCGGATCCGACTGGGCCAACACCAAACGCAAGGCGCGCAAGGCAGTTCGCGAGATCGCCGGCGAGCTGGTGCAGCTGTACGCGGCTCGTCAGGCAGCTCCCGGGCATGCCTTCGGACCCGACACCCCGTGGCAGCTCGAGATGGAAGATGCGTTCGGATTCACCGAGACGGTCGACCAGATGACGGCCATCACCGACGTCAAGGCCGACATGGAGAAGGCGGTTCCGATGGACCGCGTCATTCTCGGTGACGTCGGCTACGGCAAGACCGAGATCGCGGTTCGCGCCGCATTCAAGGCGGTGCAGGACGGCAAGCAGGTCGCCGTGCTGGTGCCGACAACACTTCTGGCGCAACAGCATCTGCAGACCTTCACTGCTCGCATGGCGTCGTTCCCGGTGACCGTCAAGGGGCTCTCGCGCTTCACTCACGGCTCCGAATCCAAAGAGGTCATGGCGGGGCTGGCCGACGGTACGGTCGACATCGTCGTCGGTACGCACCGGTTGTTGCAGACCGGTGTCGCTTGGAAGGACCTCGGGTTGGTCATCGTCGACGAGGAGCAGCGCTTCGGCGTCGAGCACAAGGAGCACATCAAGTCGCTCCGAACCCACGTCGACGTCCTGACGATGTCTGCGACTCCTATTCCGCGAACGCTCGAGATGAGCCTCGCCGGCATCCGCGAGATGTCGACCATCCTCACTCCGCCCGAGGAGCGGCACCCGGTGCTCACCTACGTGGGCGCGTACAACGACAAGCAGGTCGCCGCGGCCATCAGGCGTGAGCTGCTGCGTGACGGCCAGGTGTTCTTCGTGCACAACCGAGTCAGCTCGATCGACAAGGCCGCCAAGAAGATTCGCGATCTGGTCCCGGAGGCCAGGGTGGCGACGGCGCACGGTCAGATGAACGAGGAAACACTCGAGCGCACCGTGCAAGGGTTCTGGCAGCGCGAGACCGACGTCCTGGTGTGTACCACCATCATCGAGACCGGCCTCGACATCTCCAACGCCAACACCCTGATCGTGGAGCGGTCCGATTCGCTCGGCCTGTCCCAGTTGCATCAGCTGCGCGGTCGAGTGGGCCGTAGCCGCGAGCGTGGCTACGCGTACTTCCTGTACCCGCCCGAGAAGCCGCTCACCGAAACGGCCTACGACCGATTGGCGACCATCTCGCAGAACTCCGACCTCGGTGCCGGTATGGCGGTGGCGATGAAGGACCTCGAAATCCGCGGTGCCGGAAACGTTCTGGGAGCAGAGCAGTCCGGTCACGTCGCGGGCGTCGGATTCGACCTTTACGTGCGGCTCGTCGGTGAAGCAGTCGAGGCGTACCGCGCGGCCGCCGACGGAAAGCCCATCACCACCGACGAAGCCCCCAAGGAAGTGCGCATCGACCTTCCCGTCGACGCCAACATCCCACCGGACTACGTCACCAGCGATCGGTTGCGCCTCGAGGGTTACCGAAAGCTCGCTGCGGCAGCCGATTCCGAGGGCATCGACGCGGTCATCGAAGAACTCGTCGACCGATACGGTCCGCTGCCCGAGGAGGTCGGCCGCCTGGTCTCCATCGCCAAGCTGCGGCTTATCGCGAAGGAATACGGCCTGACCGACGTCAATGTTGCCGGAACACAGGTGAAGCTGGCTCCGATGGACCTGCCCGACTCCAAGCAGATCCGCCTCAAGCGGCTCTACCCGAGCGCTGCCTATCGGGCCACCACCGGTGTGGTGCAGTTGCCGCTGCCGCGCGTCGAAGGCGGCGGCGTGGGGGCGGCGCGCGTACGCGACGTCGAATTGGTGCAGTTCATCGCCGATCTCATCCTATCCTTGGACGGTAAGCCATCTCGGTCGGTGTTGTTGGAGCAAACAGTGGGGGTGTAG
- a CDS encoding TetR/AcrR family transcriptional regulator, producing MATREPSFVERARRAQLIDVTIDAVARHGYAKVSLARIADSAGITKAAVLYHFRTKDAVIDAAYRFVLAALVEDVAAAVEAVDARKGPEAYVRAMIGHLRDHPTHTRMLVEALGNSALGHTPEDRWRPLADLIDASVRARGTAGIDSRTLAIIVGGGIDAIVTERLHDPEYDSAAAAESLAAMLDAALR from the coding sequence GTGGCAACGAGAGAACCGAGCTTCGTCGAGCGCGCGCGACGCGCTCAGCTGATCGACGTCACGATCGACGCGGTCGCCCGGCACGGGTATGCGAAGGTCTCGCTCGCGCGCATCGCGGACAGTGCCGGAATCACGAAAGCGGCTGTGCTGTATCACTTTCGGACCAAGGATGCGGTGATCGACGCGGCGTATCGATTCGTTCTCGCAGCGCTGGTCGAGGACGTGGCTGCCGCGGTCGAGGCCGTCGACGCGCGGAAGGGACCCGAGGCGTACGTGCGTGCGATGATCGGCCACCTACGCGATCACCCGACGCACACCCGGATGTTGGTCGAGGCGCTCGGCAACTCGGCTCTGGGGCACACCCCGGAAGACCGATGGCGTCCGTTGGCCGACCTCATCGACGCATCCGTCCGGGCTCGCGGGACGGCCGGCATCGATTCGCGCACCCTGGCCATCATCGTCGGCGGGGGAATCGATGCGATCGTCACCGAGCGCCTGCACGACCCGGAGTACGACTCGGCTGCTGCTGCCGAGTCTCTCGCGGCGATGTTGGACGCAGCTCTGAGGTAG
- a CDS encoding alpha/beta fold hydrolase, with the protein MNVRAASTRRRYLKITAGALTVGALALAFALRSPSPVGHWNSAASEDRFLAAYDRAFEDLPNPAETLDIRTDYGVVRVYRFDGTGTSTHPLLLLPGRSSGTPVWAANLPGLLTIGDVYTVDLLGEPGRSIQERPISSDEDQAAWLDQTLEALPADQVHLVGLSIGGWTATNLAVHDSTHLATLTLIDPAQTFADIPWGTAIRALPAAVPWLPKSWRDSFNSYTAGDAEVQDVPIADMIEAGMQGYSLKLPQPTRITDKELATLDVPVLAIIAGRSVMHDAEEAATTAERTLPDGTVHLYPDASHAINGEYPDRLRDDVAAFVAKNS; encoded by the coding sequence ATGAACGTCCGAGCAGCGAGCACACGGCGTCGATACCTGAAGATCACCGCCGGGGCATTGACCGTCGGCGCGCTCGCCCTCGCGTTCGCACTCCGGTCGCCCTCACCGGTCGGCCACTGGAACAGCGCAGCGAGCGAGGACAGATTCCTCGCCGCCTACGACCGCGCGTTCGAAGATCTACCGAATCCTGCGGAGACGCTCGACATCAGAACCGACTACGGCGTCGTCCGCGTGTATCGGTTCGATGGCACGGGAACCTCCACCCACCCGCTGCTCCTTCTGCCGGGCCGTTCCTCGGGCACGCCGGTTTGGGCGGCCAACCTGCCCGGCCTGCTGACCATCGGTGACGTCTACACCGTCGACCTGCTCGGCGAGCCGGGACGGAGCATCCAGGAACGGCCGATCTCCAGCGACGAGGACCAGGCTGCGTGGCTCGACCAGACACTCGAGGCGCTACCCGCCGATCAGGTCCATCTCGTCGGGCTGTCGATCGGCGGGTGGACCGCGACGAACCTGGCGGTGCACGACAGCACCCACCTGGCCACTCTCACTCTGATAGACCCGGCCCAGACCTTCGCCGACATTCCCTGGGGCACTGCGATTCGCGCCCTACCGGCGGCCGTGCCGTGGCTTCCGAAATCCTGGCGGGACAGCTTCAACTCCTATACCGCAGGCGACGCGGAGGTCCAGGACGTTCCTATCGCAGACATGATCGAAGCCGGTATGCAGGGCTACTCGCTGAAACTGCCGCAGCCCACGCGCATCACCGACAAGGAACTCGCGACACTCGACGTGCCCGTGCTGGCAATCATCGCGGGCAGGTCGGTGATGCACGACGCCGAGGAAGCCGCCACCACGGCCGAGAGAACTCTGCCCGATGGGACAGTCCATCTCTATCCCGACGCCTCACATGCGATCAACGGTGAATACCCGGATCGACTGCGCGACGACGTAGCGGCTTTCGTTGCGAAGAACTCGTGA
- a CDS encoding ScbR family autoregulator-binding transcription factor — protein sequence MVRQARAEITRDTVLAGAANVFLRLGYANASLSEIISQSQVTKGALYFHFGSKEELARAVIDEGNARLTTACMQFNDGRIPALEAAIGISYIVVDLSVSDPMVSAMLRLSHQIGDYRGTEGNVMAGWSDSFDKLAAKAIAQGDIDPNSDSRTIGSLVLEILAGVHMVAVATSTTEELPSRMERLWYYLLPALVPANKLDYFREFAARRVIRFGP from the coding sequence ATGGTCAGGCAGGCCCGCGCTGAAATAACCCGCGACACCGTGCTCGCGGGCGCAGCGAACGTATTTCTGCGCCTGGGGTACGCGAACGCGAGTCTCAGCGAAATCATCTCTCAGTCGCAGGTCACCAAAGGCGCTCTGTACTTCCACTTCGGTTCCAAGGAAGAACTCGCACGTGCGGTCATCGACGAGGGCAATGCTCGGCTGACCACTGCGTGCATGCAGTTCAACGACGGTCGCATCCCCGCACTCGAGGCGGCGATCGGCATCTCCTACATCGTCGTCGACCTTTCGGTCAGCGATCCCATGGTCTCGGCCATGCTCCGGCTGAGCCATCAGATCGGCGATTACCGCGGCACCGAGGGCAACGTCATGGCCGGGTGGAGCGACTCGTTCGACAAGCTCGCCGCCAAGGCCATCGCGCAAGGCGACATCGACCCCAACTCGGACTCGCGCACCATCGGTTCGCTCGTGCTCGAGATCCTGGCCGGCGTGCACATGGTTGCGGTTGCCACCTCCACCACCGAGGAACTGCCGTCGCGCATGGAGCGTCTCTGGTACTACCTTCTCCCGGCTCTGGTCCCCGCCAACAAGCTGGACTACTTCCGCGAATTCGCAGCGCGTCGAGTCATCCGCTTCGGCCCGTAA
- a CDS encoding TetR/AcrR family transcriptional regulator, protein MTGAASEQERSPRVRMTGTQRREQLIEVGRTLFAERGYEAASVEEIAGRANVSKPVVYEHFGGKEGLYAVIVDREMSTLLGMITKSLDLNRSRIRVERVALALLTYIEDRTDGFRILVRDSPAAAEDGKYSSLLNEAIGRVGHMLAGDFSRRGLDPEFAPMYAQALVGMVSMTAQWWLDVRTPSKEVVAAHVVNLCWNGLTNLEADPRLTEE, encoded by the coding sequence ATGACAGGCGCAGCCTCGGAGCAGGAACGCTCACCTCGAGTCCGAATGACAGGGACGCAGCGGCGCGAGCAGTTGATCGAGGTGGGGCGCACGCTGTTCGCCGAACGCGGGTACGAGGCCGCGTCGGTCGAGGAGATCGCCGGACGAGCGAACGTGTCCAAGCCGGTCGTCTACGAGCATTTCGGCGGTAAGGAAGGTCTCTACGCCGTCATCGTCGATCGGGAGATGTCGACGCTTCTCGGCATGATCACCAAATCACTCGACCTCAATCGCTCGCGGATTCGCGTCGAACGCGTCGCACTTGCACTGCTCACCTACATCGAGGACCGCACCGACGGTTTCCGCATTCTCGTGCGCGATTCCCCTGCGGCTGCCGAGGACGGCAAGTACTCGTCGTTGCTCAACGAGGCCATCGGTCGCGTCGGGCACATGCTGGCCGGGGATTTCTCACGCCGCGGACTCGATCCCGAGTTCGCGCCGATGTATGCCCAGGCGCTGGTCGGAATGGTGTCGATGACGGCGCAGTGGTGGCTCGACGTGCGGACACCGTCTAAAGAAGTGGTTGCGGCGCATGTGGTCAACCTGTGCTGGAACGGGCTGACGAATCTGGAGGCCGACCCTCGATTGACCGAGGAATGA
- the glmU gene encoding bifunctional UDP-N-acetylglucosamine diphosphorylase/glucosamine-1-phosphate N-acetyltransferase GlmU, whose amino-acid sequence MPVQTAVVVLAAGAGTRMRSKTPKVLHPLAGRTMLAHALHAAADLGPDHLVTVVGHDRERVTEAVQDLAATFGRTIHTAVQDRQLGTGHAVQCGLAALPDDFEGTILVTAADVPLLDGHTLKALLDEHLSAPRPAAATVLTFVPDDANGYGRIVRTDDGEVAEIVEHADATPAQVLIGEVNSGVYAFDAVALRTALGKLSTANAQHELYLTDVVKISKADGKAVYGTQLADPDLVVGVNDRVQLAHVTSVLNRHIVERHMRAGVTVVDPSTTWIDIDVTLGADVRIEPGVQLHGKTHIADDAVVGPDSTLRDVEIGERASVVRTHAEQAVIGPDATVGPFTYLRPGTVLGEGGKLGAYVETKNATIGRNTKVPHLTYVGDATIGDHSNIGCSNVFANYDGVNKSRTEIGSHVRTGSDSTFVAPVHVGDGAYTGAGTVVRDDVPPGALAVSGGKQRNIEGWVIDNRPGTEAAKAAALADRDRQEQKDGEEQ is encoded by the coding sequence ATGCCTGTGCAGACCGCCGTGGTCGTTCTCGCTGCGGGTGCAGGTACCCGAATGCGGTCGAAGACTCCGAAAGTTCTGCATCCCCTCGCCGGCCGCACCATGCTCGCGCATGCCCTCCACGCGGCCGCCGACCTGGGTCCCGACCACCTGGTGACCGTCGTCGGACACGATCGCGAACGAGTGACCGAGGCCGTCCAGGACCTCGCGGCCACCTTCGGGCGCACGATTCACACCGCAGTCCAGGATCGCCAGCTCGGCACCGGACATGCCGTCCAGTGCGGCCTGGCCGCCCTGCCCGACGACTTCGAGGGCACGATCCTCGTCACCGCCGCCGACGTGCCCCTGCTCGACGGCCACACTCTCAAAGCTCTGCTCGACGAGCACCTGAGCGCCCCCAGGCCCGCTGCCGCCACGGTGCTGACCTTCGTCCCGGACGATGCCAACGGCTACGGCCGTATCGTCCGCACCGACGACGGCGAGGTGGCCGAGATCGTCGAGCACGCCGACGCCACCCCGGCCCAGGTGCTGATCGGTGAGGTCAACTCCGGCGTCTACGCGTTCGACGCCGTGGCGCTGCGTACCGCCCTGGGCAAACTCAGCACCGCGAACGCCCAGCACGAGCTGTATCTGACCGACGTCGTCAAGATCAGCAAGGCCGACGGCAAAGCCGTCTACGGCACCCAGCTCGCCGATCCCGATCTGGTGGTGGGCGTCAACGACCGCGTCCAGCTGGCGCACGTCACCTCCGTGTTGAACCGTCACATCGTCGAACGACACATGCGGGCAGGCGTCACCGTCGTCGATCCGTCGACCACCTGGATCGACATCGACGTCACCCTCGGCGCGGACGTCCGCATCGAACCCGGCGTCCAGCTCCACGGCAAGACCCACATCGCCGACGACGCGGTCGTCGGACCGGACTCGACCCTGCGTGACGTCGAGATCGGCGAGCGCGCGTCGGTCGTGCGCACCCACGCCGAGCAGGCCGTGATCGGACCGGATGCCACAGTCGGACCGTTCACCTACCTGCGTCCCGGCACGGTCCTGGGCGAGGGCGGCAAACTCGGTGCCTACGTGGAGACCAAGAACGCGACGATCGGCCGCAACACCAAGGTCCCGCACCTCACCTACGTCGGCGATGCCACGATCGGCGACCACAGCAACATCGGTTGCTCCAACGTCTTCGCCAACTACGACGGCGTCAACAAGAGCCGCACGGAAATCGGATCCCATGTGCGGACCGGTTCCGACTCGACGTTCGTCGCTCCCGTTCATGTGGGCGACGGCGCTTACACCGGTGCAGGAACAGTGGTTCGGGACGATGTTCCTCCCGGCGCGCTGGCCGTCTCCGGTGGCAAGCAACGCAATATCGAAGGCTGGGTCATCGACAACAGGCCCGGAACCGAAGCTGCGAAAGCAGCGGCGCTCGCAGATCGTGATCGGCAAGAACAAAAGGACGGCGAAGAGCAGTGA
- a CDS encoding ribose-phosphate diphosphokinase produces the protein MTTPNWIDNQKNLMLFSGRAHPELAEQVAKELGIDVTPQTARDFANGEIFVRFEESVRGSDAFVLQSHPFPLNTWLMEQLIMIDALKRGSAKRITAILPFYPYARQDKKHRGREPISARLVADLLKTAGADRIITVDLHTDQIQGFFDGPVDHMHAHSQLADHIRATYSLEHITVVSPDSGRVRVAEKWADSFDGAPLAFIHKTRDPLVPNQVKSNRVVGDVEGRTCILIDDMIDTGGTIAGAVKVLKEAGAGDVVIAATHGVLSHPAAERLANCGAKEVVVTNTLPISDEKRFATLTELSIAPLLARTIREVFENGSVTSLFNGSA, from the coding sequence GTGACCACCCCTAATTGGATCGACAACCAGAAGAACCTGATGTTGTTTTCTGGTCGAGCACATCCGGAGTTGGCCGAGCAGGTCGCCAAGGAACTCGGGATCGACGTCACCCCGCAGACCGCGCGTGACTTCGCCAACGGCGAGATCTTCGTTCGCTTCGAGGAGTCGGTCCGCGGATCGGACGCCTTCGTGCTGCAGTCGCATCCGTTCCCGCTCAACACGTGGCTGATGGAACAGCTCATCATGATCGACGCGCTCAAGCGCGGATCGGCCAAGCGCATCACCGCGATCCTGCCGTTCTACCCGTACGCGCGTCAGGACAAGAAGCACCGGGGACGCGAGCCCATCTCCGCTCGTCTGGTCGCGGATCTGCTCAAGACCGCCGGTGCCGACCGCATCATCACCGTCGACCTGCACACCGATCAGATCCAGGGCTTCTTCGACGGCCCCGTCGATCACATGCACGCACACAGCCAGCTCGCCGATCACATCCGGGCGACCTACAGCCTCGAGCACATCACCGTGGTCTCCCCCGACTCCGGCCGCGTGCGCGTCGCCGAGAAGTGGGCCGACTCGTTCGACGGTGCGCCGCTGGCGTTCATCCACAAGACACGTGACCCGTTGGTGCCCAACCAGGTCAAGTCCAACCGCGTCGTCGGTGACGTCGAAGGCCGCACCTGCATCCTCATCGACGACATGATCGACACCGGCGGCACCATCGCCGGTGCCGTGAAGGTGCTCAAGGAAGCCGGAGCCGGTGACGTCGTCATCGCCGCCACCCACGGAGTTCTGTCCCACCCGGCCGCCGAGCGGCTCGCGAACTGCGGTGCCAAGGAAGTCGTCGTCACCAACACCCTGCCGATCAGCGACGAGAAGCGCTTCGCAACGCTGACCGAGCTCTCGATCGCGCCGCTGCTGGCTCGCACCATCCGCGAGGTCTTCGAAAACGGCTCCGTCACAAGCTTGTTCAACGGCAGCGCATAG
- a CDS encoding response regulator transcription factor translates to MADRIKVALVDDQQLFRAGIRMLISSQPDLEFVGEAGNGKEAVELAASAGPDVMLMDVRMPVLDGIAATEQIVAASDTPPRILVLTTFDLDESAARAIRSGASGFVLKDADPEFLLAAIRTVHAGNSVIAASATTGLLAHFTPTPVVPKVPAEFATLTAREKELFRLTARGLSNSEIAAIEFLSEATVKTHISRIFAKLALRDRVQLVVYAFEHGLTGD, encoded by the coding sequence ATGGCCGATCGAATCAAGGTGGCTCTGGTCGACGATCAGCAGCTGTTCCGAGCGGGCATTCGCATGCTCATCTCCTCGCAGCCCGATCTGGAGTTCGTCGGCGAGGCGGGCAACGGCAAGGAAGCCGTGGAGCTCGCCGCGTCGGCAGGGCCCGACGTGATGCTCATGGACGTCCGGATGCCGGTGCTCGACGGTATCGCCGCGACCGAGCAGATCGTGGCCGCGTCCGATACTCCACCGCGGATTCTGGTGCTCACGACATTCGATCTCGACGAGAGCGCGGCGCGAGCGATTCGTTCGGGAGCGAGTGGATTCGTGCTCAAGGACGCGGACCCGGAATTTCTGCTCGCGGCGATCCGGACGGTTCATGCGGGCAACTCGGTGATTGCCGCGTCGGCGACGACGGGGCTGCTGGCGCACTTCACGCCGACGCCGGTGGTGCCGAAGGTCCCTGCCGAGTTCGCCACCCTCACCGCACGGGAGAAGGAGCTCTTCCGGCTCACCGCGCGTGGCTTGAGCAACTCGGAGATTGCGGCCATCGAGTTCTTGAGCGAGGCAACCGTGAAGACGCACATCAGTCGCATCTTCGCCAAGCTTGCGCTGCGAGATCGGGTGCAGTTGGTGGTCTACGCATTCGAGCACGGACTGACCGGAGACTGA
- a CDS encoding ABC transporter ATP-binding protein, whose protein sequence is MTITAGPVARAFQVSKHFGDSSNPVSALDNVSLDIHGGQFTAIMGPSGSGKSTLMHVMAGLDNASSGHLMLAGADITAANDDALTTLRRTQVGFIFQSFNLVPTLDVRGNILLPFELDGRAPTAEEAAWIEQLIDTLGLQGRVNHRPHQLSGGQQQRVAIARALGTRPHLIFADEPTGNLDSRTGREVLGLLAAAVREYGQSIVMVTHDPIAASYADRIVFLADGRIVNELGRSTAEQISSYMLGMEAGSGAGRNDLRGAVR, encoded by the coding sequence ATGACGATCACAGCAGGCCCCGTTGCCCGGGCATTTCAGGTCAGCAAACATTTCGGCGACTCGTCCAATCCGGTGAGCGCCCTCGACAACGTCTCTCTCGACATTCACGGCGGCCAGTTCACCGCCATCATGGGACCGTCCGGCTCCGGCAAATCGACCCTGATGCATGTGATGGCCGGACTGGACAACGCCAGCTCCGGGCATCTGATGCTGGCCGGTGCCGACATCACAGCGGCCAACGACGACGCACTGACAACGCTGCGCCGCACGCAGGTCGGCTTCATCTTCCAGTCGTTCAATCTTGTTCCCACCCTCGATGTTCGGGGCAACATACTGCTGCCGTTCGAGCTCGACGGCCGCGCACCCACCGCCGAGGAGGCGGCCTGGATAGAGCAGCTGATCGACACTCTGGGATTGCAGGGGCGGGTGAACCACCGCCCGCATCAGCTCTCGGGTGGGCAGCAGCAGCGTGTCGCGATCGCCCGGGCACTGGGTACGCGGCCGCATCTCATCTTTGCCGACGAACCCACCGGCAACCTCGATTCCCGCACCGGCCGTGAGGTTCTCGGCCTGCTCGCCGCAGCGGTGCGCGAGTACGGCCAGTCGATCGTGATGGTCACGCACGATCCCATCGCGGCCAGTTACGCCGATCGCATCGTCTTCCTCGCCGACGGGCGCATCGTCAACGAACTGGGACGTTCCACGGCAGAACAGATTTCGAGTTACATGCTGGGGATGGAGGCCGGGAGTGGAGCCGGCAGGAACGACCTGAGAGGGGCAGTCCGATGA